A region of the Fusobacteria bacterium ZRK30 genome:
AAGAAGTCTTTGATGACCACTCCACAGTGGAATTAATCACTTCTAATCAAAGTTATACCAGTGCTACCAATGAAAACGGAGACACTCTCTCGATTTTAAGTGGCCAGGGAAATGAGATACTCAGTCTGGAATACGTTGTTACTGACTCAAATATCCAGGTAGGCGATAAAATATTTACCTCTGGTATCAGTGATATCTATAAAAAAAACCTTTTTTTAGGAGAGATTACATCTATCGATAATAACGACGAGATGTTTAAACAAATAACAGTAAAATTACCATATAATATATTTAATCTTAAAGATGTTATGGTTATAAAAAAAGAGAGGTGAGTCTATGAAAAAATTTGTTCTTTATTTTTTTATATTTAGCTTGAGTTTGTTTGCTGAAGATAAAAATGAATTTAATAAAATTAATACTTTTAAAGCTGTAATTATTGAAACCAGCCATTTAAACAATCGAACAAAAACAAAAGAATACGAAATTTTAGCCGATCTGCCAGATAAACTTATAAAAAAAATGATTTCTCCTTCTATAAACAAGGGAGAAATTTATCTATATAATGGGTTCGATAAAACTATCTATTACCCACTTTTAGAGCAGACAATAAACCAGAAAATAAACGAAGATGAAAATTATACTTTAAAATTTATTCGGGACCTAAAATCATATGACGGAGATGTAGATTTTAAAGTGGTAAAATCTAATAACCAAATCCAAAAAATTGTCTATAATGATGGAATAACTATAAAATTTGAATCTTTTTCAAAAATAAATGAGATTAATTTTCCAACACATGTTAGAATACTAGATAGAAATATTGAAATCTCAGAATTAATAATTAAAGATATTAAAATAAATATACCTATATCTAAAAAGGATTTTTCCCTCGATGAAATTATTAAAAACTGATGGCATAGTAATAAAAAAAGTGGATCACTCTGAAGCTGATCGAGCATTGACATTGTTTACTAAGAATTTTGGCAAGATCAATATCAATATTAGCGGCATCAGAAAATCAAAAAAAAGACATCTTAATGGAGCTGATTTATTCGGGATCTCTAACTTTATATTTTATAAGAAAGATGAATACTATATCTTGAGTTCTTTTGAATTGAATGAGACTTTTTTTAATCTCAGAAAAGATTTGGAAAAATTAAATATTTCTTTTCATATCTTAGAAATTTTAAACTCTATCTTAGTTGAAAATGAAACACGAACAAGTTTATACAAATTACTTTTGAACTCCTTTCGGTTTTTGGACAAAAATAATAAACCTACCAAGGATTATCTCCTTTTAGGTTATTTTTTAGCTCTCCTTATTAAAGAGGAAGGAATTATGTTCAATATAAAAGACGGACTATATTTTAATATAGAAAATTCCATAATAGATAATATCCCGACCTCTAATAAATTAACTGAAATTCAAAAAATTATAATTATACACTTATTCGATGAAAAAATAAATGATATAATCTCTCTAGATCCATGTATAGATGATATTAAAAATATAATTTTACTCTTGGAAGATTATATGAACTACCATTTAAATTTAAAAATAAATTTTAAAAAATATTTTTAGGAGGACCACATGAACATTGCAAAAATAACAGATTATATAACTTTGGATATGATTTCCCTTGATTTAAAAGCTAAAAATAAAAAAGAAGCTCTTTCGGAATTATCTCAACTACTTGGAGCTTCAGATACTGTC
Encoded here:
- the recO gene encoding DNA repair protein RecO; amino-acid sequence: MKLLKTDGIVIKKVDHSEADRALTLFTKNFGKININISGIRKSKKRHLNGADLFGISNFIFYKKDEYYILSSFELNETFFNLRKDLEKLNISFHILEILNSILVENETRTSLYKLLLNSFRFLDKNNKPTKDYLLLGYFLALLIKEEGIMFNIKDGLYFNIENSIIDNIPTSNKLTEIQKIIIIHLFDEKINDIISLDPCIDDIKNIILLLEDYMNYHLNLKINFKKYF